A part of Gadus morhua chromosome 17, gadMor3.0, whole genome shotgun sequence genomic DNA contains:
- the cth1 gene encoding cysteine three histidine 1, protein MFETSSDDLFLPPYHEEMVDNLLSNESSDDCGSSLADALLPLVESSASPLSPWLCSTRYKTELCTSYAASGLCNYAERCQFAHGLQELHVPYRHPKYKTELCRSFHTTGYCYYGTRCLFVHGATEQRPACRPRRKNVPCRTFRSYGVCPFGTRCNFLHVDELGDGVDGVAEESPVSCGRGSSCGSSVSGIEEKSPADFLTPTFQAQTKEWKPRGALCRTFSSFGFCLYGTRCRFQHGLPSKLKGSDSILSPAGFQAAIGSRAFSQSYTDMLLSPFSSSPASSNSSPPPSSTCTPSVTTPPVETAAHNAFTFSSQHLNELLLPLALHLQQLESSQALATSAQKIWDNRAL, encoded by the exons ATGTTTGAG ACGAGCAGCGATGACCTCTTCCTGCCCCCCTACCACGAAGAGATGGTGGACAACCTGCTCTCCAACGAATCCTCCGACGACTGCGGCTCCTCCCTGGCCGATGCCCTGCTCCCGCTGGTTGAGTCCTCggcctcccccctcagcccctggCTCTGCTCCACCCGCTACAAGACCGAGCTGTGCACCAGCTACGCCGCCTCGGGCCTCTGCAATTACGCCGAACGCTGCCAGTTCGCGCATGGCCTCCAAGAGCTCCACGTGCCCTATCGTCACCCCAAGTACAAGACCGAGCTGTGCCGTAGCTTCCACACCACGGGCTACTGCTACTACGGAACCCGCTGCCTTTTCGTCCATGGGGCCACCGAGCAGCGGCCCGCCTGCCGTCCCCGCCGCAAGAACGTCCCCTGTCGCACCTTCCGCTCCTACGGCGTGTGTCCCTTCGGCACCCGCTGCAACTTCCTGCACGTCGACGAACTAGGagatggtgttgatggtgtAGCGGAGGAGTCGCCTGTCAGTTGCGGGCGCGGCAGCAGCTGCGGTAGTAGCGTCAGTGGGATCGAGGAGAAAAGTCCCGCCGATTTCCTCACACCTACCTTCCAAGCGCAGACCAAGGAGTGGAAGCCGCGCGGTGCGCTCTGCCGCACCTTCAGCTCGTTCGGCTTCTGCCTGTACGGCACGCGCTGCCGCTTCCAGCACGGCCTCCCCAGCAAGCTCAAGGGCTCTGACTCCATCCTGAGCCCCGCGGGCTTCCAGGCCGCCATCGGCAGTCGGGCCTTTTCCCAGAGCTACACAGACATGCTGCTGtcccccttctcctcatccCCGGCCTCCTCCAACTCGTCCCCGCCGCCCTCCTCAACATGCACCCCCTCAGTGACCACCCCGCCGGTCGAGACCGCGGCCCACAACGCCTTCACCTTCTCCAGCCAGCACCTCAacgagctgctgctgccgctggccCTCCACCTTCAGCAGCTGGAGAGCAGCCAGGCCCTGGCCACCAGCGCGCAGAAGATCTGGGACAACAGAGCACTTTGA